In Clostridium sp. JN-1, one genomic interval encodes:
- the prdR gene encoding sigma-54 dependent transcriptional regulator PrdR — protein MEISELIYKVKDIMLKDFLKAKPDDNIKDITNKMIRSSRKEVLIEGKDNKLKGIFTLKDAFRMKRKGIPLNMRVIDAASKNVITISPNDSAKKARDVMLKHGIGRLPVIENGCIKGIITNDNLRDRFYLKMDELFNLQDNVFNNLHEAVCVCDQNGIVNYWNKSSERLYGIGMDKIVHSNIRDFFPNALILKVLKTGKQIDNACHEPVNGKRVILSAVPIYNSQGKLIAAVSTDRDITDVVNLTNKLENEKKKVEFLERAYKSEISLKYNFSSIVGKNKKIIDAITIAQKVAPTSTSILITGKSGTGKEVFAKAIHEASGRTGNFVAINCSAIPENLFESELFGYVEGAFTGAIKEGKIGKFEFADNGTLFLDEIGDMPLEMQVKILRVLQDGIIYRLGSEKAIKTNTRIIAATNKDLKKLISEGKFREDLFYRLAVVQIQLPPLKDRKEDIKDLTKLFLDEVSKAEGIKIAKVDKKVYKILTNYKWEGNIRELKNVVQRMVVLSNDGQINIDSIPEYILNDVYDQEEICDDEFNLEKMVERLEKKTILQVMRMVNGNKRQAAKLLNIKRSTLYYKLDKYNIDTKIV, from the coding sequence ATGGAAATTTCTGAGTTGATATATAAAGTAAAAGATATAATGCTTAAGGATTTTTTAAAGGCAAAACCAGATGATAATATAAAAGACATTACCAATAAGATGATAAGAAGTTCTAGAAAAGAAGTATTAATTGAAGGTAAAGATAATAAATTAAAAGGTATATTTACTTTAAAAGATGCATTTAGAATGAAGAGAAAAGGTATTCCTTTAAATATGAGAGTTATAGATGCTGCTAGTAAAAATGTCATAACTATAAGTCCTAATGATTCTGCAAAGAAGGCTAGAGATGTGATGCTGAAGCATGGAATAGGCAGACTTCCAGTTATAGAAAATGGGTGCATAAAGGGTATAATTACTAATGACAATTTAAGGGATAGATTTTATTTGAAAATGGATGAATTATTTAATCTTCAAGATAATGTTTTCAATAATTTACATGAAGCAGTATGCGTATGTGATCAAAATGGTATAGTAAACTATTGGAATAAGAGTTCTGAAAGATTATATGGAATAGGCATGGATAAAATTGTACATAGTAATATAAGAGACTTTTTCCCAAATGCATTGATTTTAAAAGTCTTAAAGACAGGAAAGCAAATTGACAATGCATGTCATGAGCCTGTAAATGGTAAAAGAGTTATATTAAGTGCTGTACCAATATATAATTCGCAGGGAAAGCTCATAGCTGCTGTTTCTACAGATAGAGATATAACTGATGTGGTTAACTTAACTAATAAGCTAGAAAATGAAAAGAAAAAGGTTGAGTTTTTAGAACGCGCTTATAAAAGTGAAATTTCTCTCAAATATAATTTTTCATCTATAGTAGGTAAAAATAAGAAAATAATTGATGCAATTACTATAGCTCAAAAGGTAGCACCAACATCAACTAGTATTCTTATAACAGGTAAAAGTGGTACAGGAAAAGAAGTTTTTGCAAAAGCAATACATGAGGCAAGCGGCAGGACAGGAAATTTTGTAGCTATAAACTGCAGTGCTATACCGGAAAACTTATTTGAAAGTGAATTATTTGGATATGTAGAAGGTGCTTTTACTGGAGCAATAAAAGAAGGAAAGATAGGCAAATTTGAATTTGCAGATAATGGTACACTATTTTTAGATGAAATTGGAGATATGCCGCTTGAAATGCAGGTTAAAATATTAAGGGTATTACAAGATGGTATAATATATAGGCTTGGCAGCGAAAAGGCTATAAAAACAAATACTAGAATTATTGCTGCTACAAATAAGGATTTAAAAAAGTTAATAAGTGAAGGTAAATTTAGAGAAGATCTATTTTATAGACTAGCAGTTGTTCAGATACAACTTCCACCTCTTAAGGATAGAAAAGAAGATATAAAGGATTTGACAAAGTTATTTTTAGATGAAGTATCTAAAGCAGAAGGGATAAAGATAGCCAAAGTAGATAAGAAAGTGTATAAAATACTTACTAATTATAAGTGGGAAGGCAATATAAGAGAGTTAAAGAATGTAGTTCAGAGAATGGTTGTCTTATCCAATGACGGACAAATAAATATTGATTCCATACCAGAGTATATTTTGAATGATGTTTATGATCAGGAAGAGATATGTGATGATGAGTTTAATCTAGAGAAGATGGTTGAAAGATTAGAGAAAAAAACTATACTGCAGGTTATGCGCATGGTTAATGGTAATAAGAGACAGGCTGCAAAATTATTGAATATAAAAAGAAGCACATTATATTACAAGTTAGATAAATATAATATAGATACCAAGATAGTATAA